One Paraburkholderia aromaticivorans genomic region harbors:
- a CDS encoding DUF934 domain-containing protein, translating to MASIIKNRAIVNDDWTVVRPAEDGSLPAVNELPAGKVLVPLALWQAERDALIASRSAAEIGVWLAPESEPADIVADFDKIALIGVDFPVFRDGRGYSIGRLLRERYGYKGELRAIGDVLRDQLAFMFRCGFDAYALRSDKDFDDALKAFDEFSFNYQGAVNSSPLFRRREAGELAKVPA from the coding sequence ATGGCTTCTATCATCAAGAATCGCGCGATCGTCAACGATGACTGGACGGTCGTGCGCCCGGCGGAAGACGGCTCATTGCCCGCGGTGAACGAATTGCCCGCAGGCAAGGTGCTGGTGCCGCTCGCGTTGTGGCAGGCTGAACGTGACGCATTGATCGCATCGCGTAGCGCGGCGGAAATCGGCGTGTGGCTTGCGCCGGAAAGCGAACCGGCGGATATCGTTGCCGACTTCGACAAGATCGCGCTGATCGGCGTGGACTTCCCGGTGTTCCGCGATGGCCGCGGTTACAGCATCGGCCGCCTGCTGCGCGAGCGCTATGGCTACAAGGGCGAATTGCGCGCGATCGGCGACGTGCTGCGCGATCAGTTGGCGTTCATGTTCCGTTGCGGTTTCGACGCTTACGCGTTGCGCTCAGATAAAGATTTCGACGACGCGCTCAAAGCCTTCGACGAATTCAGCTTCAACTATCAGGGCGCGGTGAATTCGTCGCCGCTGTTCCGTCGCCGCGAAGCGGGCGAACTGGCAAAGGTTCCGGCATGA